One window from the genome of Thermus sediminis encodes:
- a CDS encoding endonuclease V has protein sequence MEIPPFPRPGSLEEALALQEALAGKVVVAGSLEGVRRIAALDAAHKRGRPLVAVAVLYDLEEGLLHVGKGIVPEKALFPYVPGFLSFREAPAYLLALKALPEAPEALLVDGQGIAHPRGLGIAGHLGVHLDLPSVGVAKNPLFGRPEGPLPWEKGSAVRLLSPEGRPLGYAYRSRAGVKPLYVSPGHRVGLEEALEFVKRLPTRFRLPEPMRLAHLEAGEALRALD, from the coding sequence GTGGAGATCCCCCCCTTCCCCAGGCCCGGGAGCTTGGAGGAGGCCCTGGCCCTCCAGGAGGCCCTGGCGGGGAAGGTGGTGGTGGCGGGAAGCCTGGAAGGGGTGCGGCGCATCGCCGCCTTGGACGCCGCCCACAAGCGGGGGAGGCCCCTTGTGGCCGTGGCCGTGCTCTACGACTTGGAGGAAGGCCTCCTCCACGTGGGGAAGGGGATCGTCCCCGAGAAGGCCCTCTTCCCCTACGTGCCCGGGTTCCTCTCCTTCCGGGAGGCTCCCGCCTACCTCCTGGCCCTGAAGGCCCTCCCCGAGGCCCCGGAGGCCCTTCTGGTGGACGGGCAGGGCATCGCCCATCCCCGGGGCCTGGGCATCGCTGGCCACCTGGGGGTGCATCTGGACCTGCCCAGCGTGGGCGTGGCCAAAAACCCCCTCTTCGGCCGCCCCGAAGGGCCCCTGCCCTGGGAAAAGGGGAGCGCCGTGCGCCTCCTTTCCCCGGAGGGGAGGCCCCTGGGCTACGCCTACCGGAGCCGGGCTGGGGTCAAGCCCCTTTACGTCTCCCCGGGGCACCGGGTGGGCCTCGAGGAGGCTCTGGAGTTCGTGAAGCGCCTTCCCACTCGCTTCCGCCTCCCCGAGCCCATGCGCCTGGCCCATCTGGAGGCGGGAGAGGCCCTAAGGGCCTTAGACTAG
- a CDS encoding SIS domain-containing protein, which translates to MRDLDREETYLADRRGLALELRDLVGTGPVPQRAYPGPHGALAYGEGRFATELLSLPEWTEEGTLFLLEGGYDLGEAAAMGLLAESGRAQVVRVGFREGVEAHIPPSPLSPYRYLRFLLLATGQEEALKEVDEKLLQERRRLGPEIPLGENPAKFLAYTLLERLPLFYCPFFRPLEGAAQSLLARIGKSLSLTPPHSALEFFLTGLEARHEQGDPLVAVLLGGGEAVALAKEILETRVDALAEVPPLEGSRLAQAVALWYRLAWTAYYLALLYGVDPSDGEVLERLREVS; encoded by the coding sequence ATGCGCGACCTGGACCGCGAGGAAACCTACCTGGCCGACCGCAGGGGCCTGGCCCTGGAGCTCAGGGACCTGGTGGGCACGGGGCCCGTGCCCCAAAGGGCCTACCCTGGCCCCCACGGGGCCCTAGCCTATGGAGAGGGGCGGTTCGCCACGGAACTGCTATCCCTCCCCGAGTGGACCGAGGAGGGGACCCTCTTCCTCCTAGAGGGCGGATACGATCTGGGGGAGGCGGCGGCCATGGGCCTCCTGGCGGAAAGCGGCCGGGCCCAAGTGGTGCGGGTGGGCTTCCGGGAAGGGGTGGAGGCCCATATCCCCCCAAGCCCCCTAAGCCCCTACCGCTACCTCCGCTTCCTCCTCCTGGCCACGGGGCAGGAAGAGGCCCTGAAGGAGGTGGACGAGAAGCTCCTTCAGGAGAGAAGGCGGCTAGGCCCCGAGATCCCCCTGGGGGAAAACCCCGCCAAGTTTCTGGCCTACACCCTCCTAGAGCGGCTTCCCCTCTTCTACTGCCCCTTCTTCCGTCCCCTGGAAGGAGCGGCCCAGAGCCTCCTCGCTCGGATCGGGAAAAGCCTCTCCCTGACTCCGCCCCATAGCGCCCTGGAGTTCTTCCTGACGGGCCTCGAGGCCCGCCACGAGCAGGGGGACCCCCTGGTCGCCGTCCTCCTGGGAGGGGGGGAGGCCGTGGCCTTGGCCAAGGAGATCCTGGAGACCCGGGTGGACGCCCTCGCCGAGGTCCCCCCGCTCGAGGGAAGCCGCCTCGCCCAGGCGGTGGCCCTCTGGTACCGCCTGGCCTGGACCGCCTACTACCTGGCCCTCCTCTACGGGGTAGACCCCTCGGACGGGGAGGTCCTGGAAAGGCTTAGGGAGGTGAGTTAA
- a CDS encoding class I mannose-6-phosphate isomerase, with protein sequence MLPSVSPCHLKPVPRIWGGSALGFGPGIGEVWLCEAPLLVKLLDPAEWLSVQVHPPHAYARRVEGGPGKYEAWYVLSPGEIVYGFRRPVSPEEVRRGVEEGSLEALLRKVPVRPGQVVYLPAGVVHALGPGVRVYEVQTPSDLTYRLYDHGRPRELHLEKALEVALLHPTPIPLTTPEPVLGGERLLKTPHFHLYRFPLGGSLTLRPDLPLVLTLLEGEARLQGQALKPPHTLLLAPGEEVAFQGEGLLLGAGPALDQNPLGWED encoded by the coding sequence ATGCTACCCTCCGTGAGTCCCTGCCATCTTAAGCCCGTGCCCCGGATCTGGGGGGGAAGCGCCCTGGGCTTTGGCCCCGGGATCGGCGAGGTCTGGCTCTGCGAGGCGCCCCTCCTGGTGAAGCTCCTGGACCCGGCGGAGTGGCTTTCCGTCCAGGTGCACCCGCCCCACGCCTACGCCCGGAGGGTGGAGGGGGGGCCGGGAAAGTACGAGGCCTGGTACGTCCTCTCCCCCGGGGAGATCGTCTACGGCTTCAGGAGGCCTGTGAGCCCGGAGGAGGTGCGAAGGGGGGTGGAGGAGGGGAGCCTCGAGGCCCTCCTCCGGAAGGTCCCGGTCAGGCCGGGGCAGGTGGTCTACCTGCCCGCGGGGGTGGTCCACGCCCTGGGGCCCGGGGTGCGGGTCTACGAGGTCCAGACCCCTTCGGACCTCACCTACCGCCTCTACGACCATGGCCGCCCCCGGGAGCTCCACCTGGAGAAGGCCCTGGAGGTGGCCCTCCTCCACCCCACCCCCATTCCCCTGACAACCCCCGAGCCTGTCCTGGGAGGGGAGCGGCTCTTGAAGACCCCCCACTTCCACCTCTACCGCTTCCCCCTAGGGGGAAGCCTCACCCTGAGGCCAGACCTTCCCCTGGTCCTCACTCTCCTGGAGGGGGAGGCCCGCCTCCAGGGGCAGGCCCTGAAGCCCCCCCACACCCTCCTCCTCGCCCCTGGGGAGGAGGTGGCCTTCCAGGGGGAGGGCCTCCTCCTGGGGGCAGGCCCTGCCCTTGACCAAAACCCTTTGGGGTGGGAAGACTAG
- the aroA gene encoding 3-phosphoshikimate 1-carboxyvinyltransferase produces MDRPFLDLAPCGPLRGALQVPGDKSVTHRGLMLLSLAEGEGWLYHPLKAGDTLSTARVLRALGAEILEEGPHFLVRGQGLRLREPEEVLDCGNAGTLMRLILGILAGQDGLFAVLTGDASLRGRPMSRVAEPLRAMGAWIDGREGGRRAPLAVRGAALRGIRYTLPVPSAQVKSALLLAGLFAEGVTEVAEPVPTRDHTERLFRHFGLPLERGEGWVRTRRAGPFPAKDLTVPGDFSSAAFFLVAALVVPGSEVVVEGVGLNSTRTGLLQVLKAMGADLEWRVLEGEAGEPVGYVRARYSPLEGVEVDPGLIPLMVDEVPILAAAAAWAEGETFIPGLSELRVKESDRVAAIAHNLRALGVEVEEGPDWLRIRGGGVRRGEVEPFGDHRIAMAFAVAGLPVGVRVREPRWAEISYPGFFQDLLGLCGAS; encoded by the coding sequence ATGGACCGGCCCTTTTTGGACCTCGCCCCCTGCGGCCCCTTGCGGGGCGCCTTGCAGGTGCCCGGGGACAAGTCCGTGACCCACCGGGGCCTCATGCTCCTCTCCCTGGCGGAGGGGGAGGGGTGGCTTTACCACCCCTTGAAGGCGGGGGACACCCTCTCCACCGCCCGGGTCCTCCGGGCCCTGGGGGCGGAGATCCTAGAGGAGGGGCCCCACTTCCTGGTCAGGGGCCAGGGCCTCCGCCTGAGGGAGCCTGAGGAGGTCCTGGACTGCGGCAACGCCGGCACCCTCATGCGCCTCATCCTGGGGATCCTGGCAGGGCAGGATGGGCTTTTCGCCGTCCTCACCGGGGACGCCTCCTTAAGGGGGCGGCCCATGAGCCGGGTGGCCGAGCCCTTGAGGGCCATGGGGGCCTGGATAGACGGCCGGGAAGGGGGGAGGAGGGCCCCCCTCGCCGTCCGGGGGGCCGCCCTAAGGGGGATCCGCTACACCCTCCCCGTCCCCAGCGCCCAGGTGAAGAGCGCCCTCCTCCTGGCGGGCCTCTTCGCCGAGGGGGTGACGGAGGTGGCGGAGCCCGTCCCCACCCGGGACCACACGGAAAGGCTCTTCCGCCACTTCGGCCTGCCCCTGGAAAGGGGGGAAGGGTGGGTGCGCACCCGTAGGGCCGGGCCCTTCCCCGCCAAGGACCTTACGGTCCCCGGGGACTTCTCCTCGGCCGCCTTCTTCCTGGTGGCGGCCCTCGTGGTGCCGGGCTCGGAGGTGGTGGTGGAGGGGGTGGGCCTGAACTCCACCCGCACCGGGCTCCTCCAGGTCCTGAAGGCCATGGGGGCCGATCTAGAGTGGCGGGTCCTCGAGGGGGAGGCGGGGGAGCCCGTGGGCTACGTCCGGGCCCGGTATAGCCCCCTAGAGGGGGTGGAGGTGGACCCGGGCCTCATCCCCCTCATGGTGGACGAGGTGCCCATCCTGGCGGCGGCCGCTGCCTGGGCGGAAGGGGAGACCTTCATCCCGGGGCTTTCCGAGCTCCGGGTCAAGGAGTCCGACCGGGTGGCGGCCATCGCCCACAATCTCCGGGCCCTGGGGGTGGAGGTGGAGGAGGGGCCGGACTGGCTTAGGATTCGGGGGGGCGGGGTGAGGAGGGGTGAGGTGGAGCCCTTCGGTGACCACCGCATCGCCATGGCCTTCGCTGTGGCGGGCCTCCCCGTGGGGGTAAGGGTGCGGGAGCCCAGGTGGGCGGAGATCTCCTACCCCGGGTTTTTCCAGGACCTCCTAGGCCTATGCGGGGCATCGTGA
- the cmk gene encoding (d)CMP kinase: MRGIVTIDGPSASGKSSVARRVAEALGVPYLSSGLLYRAATYLALRAGVDLEDEGGLLALLEARQVRLVPEKEGNWVLADGEDLTPHLHTEAVDRVVSQVARLPGVRAWVNRRLREVPPPFVAEGRDMGRVVFPEAPHKFYLTARPEVRARRRAKERPGDYEGVLRDLLLRDERDRAQSAPAPDALVLDTSDLGLEAVVERILAHLKD; the protein is encoded by the coding sequence ATGCGGGGCATCGTGACCATAGATGGCCCCTCGGCCTCGGGGAAGAGCTCCGTGGCCCGGCGGGTGGCGGAGGCCTTAGGGGTGCCTTACCTCTCCAGCGGCCTCCTCTACCGGGCCGCCACCTATCTGGCCCTCAGGGCGGGGGTAGACCTGGAGGATGAGGGGGGGCTTTTGGCCCTCCTCGAGGCCCGGCAGGTCCGCCTGGTGCCCGAAAAGGAGGGGAACTGGGTCCTGGCGGATGGGGAGGACCTGACCCCCCACCTCCACACGGAGGCGGTGGACCGTGTGGTTTCCCAGGTGGCGAGGCTTCCTGGGGTGCGGGCCTGGGTGAACCGGAGGCTCAGGGAAGTGCCCCCCCCCTTCGTGGCCGAGGGGCGGGACATGGGGAGGGTGGTCTTCCCCGAGGCCCCCCACAAGTTCTACCTCACCGCCAGGCCCGAGGTCCGGGCCAGGAGGCGGGCCAAGGAGCGGCCAGGGGATTACGAGGGGGTGCTCCGGGACCTCCTCCTAAGGGACGAGCGGGACCGGGCGCAAAGCGCCCCCGCCCCGGATGCCCTCGTCCTGGACACCAGCGACCTCGGCCTCGAGGCGGTGGTGGAGAGGATTCTTGCCCACCTTAAGGACTAG
- a CDS encoding CDP-alcohol phosphatidyltransferase family protein has translation MVPGAKARPVQEFLNVLLFRPLAHLVVRLLLPTPIKPHHLVFFHTLLVLLSAALILWGQDLLAALLLQAKTILDNADGQLARLRGEATELGRYLDTELDFLGNLFLFLALGARTEAWGMALLAFLVFTLVQSYDFNLERLYRLHRGLPLPEEAKDSPSPLLALLRGVYRLLFLPQDRAISLLEGLLLKGLRLDPRRFFDEAALAGVVNLGLTTQLFFLGVFLLFHQPRAYLTFVLLQALYLGAWYVWRVLRSIPSPRWEP, from the coding sequence GTGGTGCCCGGGGCCAAGGCGAGGCCGGTCCAGGAGTTTTTGAACGTCCTCCTCTTCCGCCCCCTGGCCCACCTCGTGGTGCGGCTTCTCCTACCGACCCCGATCAAGCCCCATCACTTGGTCTTTTTTCACACCCTCCTGGTTCTCCTTTCTGCGGCGCTCATCCTTTGGGGCCAGGACCTTCTGGCTGCCCTCCTCCTCCAGGCGAAGACCATCCTGGATAACGCCGACGGGCAGCTCGCCCGCCTAAGGGGCGAGGCCACGGAGCTGGGGCGCTACCTGGACACGGAGCTAGACTTCCTGGGCAACCTCTTCCTCTTTCTGGCCCTGGGGGCGAGGACGGAGGCCTGGGGGATGGCCCTCCTGGCCTTTTTGGTCTTCACCCTGGTCCAGTCCTACGACTTCAACCTGGAGAGGCTTTACCGCCTTCACCGGGGCCTTCCCCTTCCAGAAGAGGCAAAGGATTCCCCAAGCCCCCTCCTCGCCCTTCTGCGGGGGGTCTACCGCCTCCTCTTCCTCCCCCAGGACCGGGCCATATCCCTTCTGGAGGGGCTTCTCCTGAAAGGCCTCCGCTTGGACCCCAGGCGCTTTTTTGACGAGGCGGCCCTGGCAGGGGTGGTGAACCTGGGCCTCACCACCCAGCTCTTCTTCCTGGGGGTCTTCCTCCTCTTCCACCAGCCTAGGGCCTACCTCACCTTCGTCCTCCTCCAGGCCCTGTATCTTGGGGCTTGGTACGTATGGAGAGTCCTCCGCAGTATCCCATCCCCACGGTGGGAGCCTTAG